One genomic window of Ktedonobacterales bacterium includes the following:
- a CDS encoding OsmC family protein, translated as MTFNLREKQKPLKQQYRQEPERAIITLTARGDQTDTPVACNVDLGRAIYQAEAHPGVGGPGAGACSGDLLLGALAACAQLTTQMVAEAMGIKTEKINVTVEGDLDLKGTLGVDPTVPVGFLAIRTRFDIVAPDASPEQLAALREKAEKYCVVLSTLRNPPPMEAGWE; from the coding sequence ATGACCTTTAATCTACGCGAGAAGCAAAAGCCGCTGAAGCAGCAGTACCGGCAGGAGCCAGAGCGCGCCATCATCACCCTGACGGCCAGAGGCGATCAGACGGATACGCCGGTGGCGTGCAATGTGGACCTGGGCCGCGCCATCTATCAAGCCGAGGCGCATCCTGGCGTTGGTGGGCCTGGCGCGGGAGCCTGCTCCGGCGATCTGCTGCTGGGGGCGCTGGCCGCCTGCGCGCAGCTAACGACGCAGATGGTTGCCGAGGCGATGGGCATCAAGACCGAAAAGATCAACGTGACGGTGGAGGGCGACCTGGACTTAAAAGGCACGCTGGGGGTTGATCCCACGGTTCCGGTTGGCTTTCTGGCGATCAGGACACGGTTCGATATTGTCGCGCCAGATGCCAGCCCGGAACAGCTTGCCGCGCTGCGCGAGAAGGCGGAGAAATATTGTGTCGTCCTTTCCACGCTGCGTAACCCGCCGCCGATGGAGGCAGGCTGGGAGTAA
- the gatA gene encoding Asp-tRNA(Asn)/Glu-tRNA(Gln) amidotransferase subunit GatA, producing MAPLWEVTIHEAAELLRRREISSVELTRAHLERIDEVERALRAFITLTPDLALQQAEAADRRFAAGEAVSPLTGIPLAIKDVICTDRVRTTCGSHILEDFVPPYDATVMQRLNAAGIVMLGKTNMDEFAMGSSTENSAFFPTRNPWDLARVPGGSSGGSAVAVAACEALGSYGTDTGGSIRQPGALCNVTALKPSYGRVSRFGLVAFASSLDQIGPFARDARDAALLFQPIAGADPLDSTAVQAPVPDYSAALTGDLKGLRVGIPEEYWIEGTEPGVVASVRAAIETLRDLGAEVGEVSLPHTRYGVAAYYIIAPAEASANLARYDGIKYGLSVREEAEDLLDVYKKTRQQGFGPEVKRRIMLGTYALSSGYYDAYYLRAEKIRTLIKQDFDRAFERFDVLVSPVSPTVAFKIGEKVDDPYQMYLSDVFTIPANLAGICGLSMPGPFSEGLPVGVQLLGAAFKEAVLLRVADAYQQVTDYHRRRPTLNVTSAA from the coding sequence ATGGCCCCACTTTGGGAAGTAACCATACACGAAGCTGCTGAATTATTGCGCCGCCGCGAGATCAGTTCGGTGGAACTGACCAGGGCGCATCTGGAGCGGATTGATGAGGTTGAGCGTGCGCTGCGCGCCTTTATCACTTTGACGCCTGATCTGGCATTGCAGCAGGCGGAAGCGGCGGATCGTCGCTTTGCCGCTGGAGAGGCTGTTTCGCCGCTGACGGGCATTCCGCTGGCGATCAAAGATGTCATCTGCACCGATAGAGTGCGCACCACCTGCGGCTCGCATATTCTGGAGGACTTTGTGCCGCCCTACGACGCGACGGTGATGCAGCGGCTCAATGCGGCGGGCATCGTGATGCTGGGCAAGACCAACATGGACGAGTTTGCGATGGGGTCTTCCACCGAAAACTCCGCCTTCTTTCCGACGCGCAACCCGTGGGATCTGGCGCGCGTGCCAGGCGGGAGCAGCGGCGGCTCGGCGGTGGCGGTGGCGGCTTGCGAGGCGCTGGGGTCATATGGCACCGATACCGGCGGCTCGATTCGCCAGCCCGGCGCGCTTTGCAATGTGACGGCGCTCAAGCCCAGCTATGGCCGGGTTTCGCGCTTCGGGCTGGTTGCCTTTGCCTCGTCGCTCGATCAAATTGGCCCCTTTGCCCGCGATGCCCGCGACGCGGCCCTGCTCTTCCAGCCGATAGCCGGGGCGGACCCGCTGGATTCGACGGCGGTTCAGGCGCCTGTGCCTGATTATAGCGCCGCGCTGACTGGCGATCTCAAGGGGCTGCGCGTGGGCATCCCTGAAGAATACTGGATTGAGGGTACCGAGCCGGGCGTCGTCGCCTCGGTGCGCGCGGCCATCGAAACGCTGCGCGATCTGGGAGCGGAGGTGGGCGAGGTGTCGCTGCCGCACACGCGCTATGGCGTCGCGGCCTATTACATTATCGCGCCTGCCGAGGCCAGCGCCAATCTGGCGCGCTATGATGGCATCAAGTATGGCCTCTCAGTGCGCGAGGAGGCCGAAGACCTGCTGGATGTCTACAAAAAGACTCGCCAGCAAGGCTTTGGGCCGGAAGTCAAGCGACGGATTATGCTTGGCACGTATGCCCTTTCTTCCGGCTATTACGATGCCTATTATCTGCGCGCCGAAAAGATACGCACGCTGATCAAACAAGACTTTGATCGCGCGTTCGAGCGGTTCGACGTGCTGGTCAGTCCGGTCTCGCCGACGGTGGCGTTCAAGATTGGCGAGAAGGTTGATGACCCCTATCAGATGTATCTCTCGGATGTCTTTACGATTCCGGCGAATCTGGCGGGCATCTGCGGCCTCTCGATGCCCGGCCCGTTCAGCGAGGGCCTGCCGGTGGGGGTGCAACTGCTGGGCGCTGCATTCAAGGAAGCGGTCTTGCTGCGCGTGGCCGATGCCTATCAACAAGTAACAGACTATCATCGCCGCCGCCCGACGCTGAATGTTACAAGCGCGGCGTAG
- the gatC gene encoding Asp-tRNA(Asn)/Glu-tRNA(Gln) amidotransferase subunit GatC — protein MAITREDVENVALLARLGLNEEEKERLMSQLGVILENMAILNEVDVSQVPASAYILPVRNVMAPDQPRPSDQPRQLLANAPEAEENFLRVPAVLEEAGEEAGG, from the coding sequence ATGGCAATTACACGCGAAGATGTTGAGAATGTGGCCCTGCTGGCTCGCCTGGGGTTGAACGAAGAAGAGAAAGAGCGGCTGATGAGCCAGCTTGGGGTGATTCTGGAAAATATGGCGATCTTGAACGAGGTTGATGTAAGCCAGGTACCCGCCAGCGCCTATATCTTGCCAGTGCGTAATGTGATGGCTCCCGACCAGCCGCGCCCTTCTGACCAGCCCAGGCAGTTGCTTGCCAACGCGCCTGAGGCTGAAGAGAACTTTTTGCGTGTCCCCGCTGTGTTGGAAGAAGCTGGCGAAGAAGCTGGAGGATAG
- a CDS encoding acylphosphatase, whose translation MGETEIVRLTATAHGRVHGVGYRYFVIEEANALGLRGYARNLPNGTVEVIAEGPRPLLERLLESLRLGPPAAYVREVETGWGPATGVFAGFRVRY comes from the coding sequence ATGGGGGAGACAGAGATCGTGCGCCTGACGGCTACCGCGCATGGGCGCGTGCATGGCGTGGGCTATCGTTATTTTGTGATTGAAGAGGCCAACGCGCTGGGTCTGCGCGGCTATGCGCGCAATCTGCCCAATGGGACGGTTGAGGTGATTGCCGAGGGGCCACGCCCCCTGCTGGAGCGATTGCTGGAATCGCTGCGTCTGGGTCCACCTGCGGCCTATGTGCGGGAGGTTGAGACTGGTTGGGGGCCAGCCACCGGCGTATTTGCGGGATTCCGGGTGCGCTATTGA
- a CDS encoding lysophospholipid acyltransferase family protein, whose product MKEYKWFYETCRAIVRTLLPLFIRLRVAGVQNVPQTGPVILVSNHLNWTDIPMIGLRVKRRTHFMAKSELFQKAPLKWLVIGLGAFPVRRGEADRQAIKQADDVLKAGQVLVIFPEGTRSRSRKMKEGLAGVALIAMRSGAPIVPVGIYGSERFKPWRIWPWRTPITLTYGEPFTLSREDRRGHTDLQGQLNVIMRQIAALLPPQYRGIYGDEASSAETAAEAPVSLPASAPESITAQKQATPGAQAMSTEAASGSGHSGDSTEIE is encoded by the coding sequence ATGAAAGAGTATAAGTGGTTCTATGAGACCTGCCGCGCGATTGTGCGTACCCTTCTGCCTCTGTTCATTCGTCTGCGTGTGGCCGGGGTCCAGAACGTGCCACAAACGGGTCCGGTCATCCTGGTGAGCAATCATCTGAACTGGACCGACATTCCGATGATTGGCCTGCGGGTGAAGCGCCGCACGCATTTTATGGCAAAGTCTGAACTCTTTCAGAAAGCGCCGCTCAAGTGGCTGGTGATTGGCCTGGGGGCTTTCCCGGTGCGTCGCGGCGAGGCTGATCGCCAGGCGATCAAGCAGGCAGACGATGTGCTGAAGGCCGGGCAGGTGCTGGTGATCTTTCCAGAAGGCACGCGCAGCCGCTCGCGCAAGATGAAAGAGGGGTTAGCGGGCGTGGCGCTGATCGCCATGCGTTCGGGCGCGCCGATTGTGCCGGTAGGCATCTATGGCTCTGAGCGGTTCAAGCCCTGGCGTATCTGGCCCTGGCGCACACCCATTACGTTGACTTATGGCGAGCCGTTCACGCTCAGCCGCGAAGATCGGCGTGGGCATACCGACCTTCAGGGCCAGTTGAATGTGATTATGCGGCAGATCGCCGCGCTGCTGCCGCCGCAGTATCGGGGCATCTACGGCGATGAGGCGAGCAGCGCGGAGACAGCCGCAGAAGCGCCCGTGTCGCTGCCCGCAAGCGCGCCGGAAAGCATCACGGCGCAGAAACAGGCCACGCCTGGAGCGCAAGCCATGAGTACAGAGGCCGCCAGCGGGTCCGGTCATTCTGGTGATTCTACTGAAATAGAGTAA
- the cmk gene encoding (d)CMP kinase codes for MRQDLQIAIDGPAGVGKSTVGELLAKRLGYLYLDTGAMYRALTWLALQRRIDLEDEAPLGSLAETFDLEITLPTATDGRQYTVRVEGRDVTWQLRSPEVDHAVSLVSHHPAVRAAMRRRQRERGERGGVVMAGRDIGTVVMPNAQVKIYLTASLDERARRRWLELRAKQDEAPTLEEVLAEVQRRDMLDSAQSRPADDAVVIHTEHLTIEQVLERILEIIHERV; via the coding sequence ATGCGCCAAGACCTGCAAATTGCTATTGATGGGCCTGCCGGTGTCGGCAAGAGTACCGTAGGTGAACTGCTGGCGAAGCGACTGGGCTATCTGTATCTCGATACTGGCGCTATGTATCGCGCGCTGACCTGGCTGGCCTTGCAGCGGCGCATAGACCTGGAGGATGAGGCGCCGCTGGGTTCCCTGGCCGAGACCTTCGATCTGGAGATTACGTTGCCGACGGCTACTGATGGCCGCCAGTATACCGTCAGGGTGGAGGGGCGCGATGTGACCTGGCAGCTGCGCAGCCCGGAGGTCGATCACGCGGTATCGCTGGTCTCACATCATCCGGCGGTGCGCGCCGCGATGCGCCGCCGCCAGCGGGAACGCGGCGAGCGCGGCGGCGTGGTGATGGCCGGACGCGATATTGGCACGGTGGTAATGCCCAACGCGCAGGTGAAAATCTATCTGACCGCCTCTTTGGATGAGCGCGCCCGGCGGCGCTGGCTGGAGTTGCGCGCCAAGCAGGATGAAGCGCCGACGCTTGAGGAAGTGCTGGCTGAGGTGCAGCGCCGCGATATGCTGGATAGCGCGCAGAGTCGTCCCGCCGACGATGCTGTTGTGATTCATACAGAGCATCTCACGATAGAGCAGGTTCTTGAACGCATCTTGGAGATCATCCATGAAAGAGTATAA
- a CDS encoding pseudouridine synthase, producing the protein MGQERELSPDWAIASEGSAGSERLQKFLARAGVASRRHAEELIRDGRVQVNGQAVTHLGMKVQPEKDEVQVDGQPVRPPAARVYLLLHKPAGVVTTAHDPQGRQTALDLLPPTLRAERLFPVGRLDLDSEGLLLLTNDGAFALHLTHPRYEQEKEYHALVRGVPTAAALEPLRRGLLLPGEARPTAPAQARLLRAMGNGTSWLSVTLREGRKRQARRMLAAVGHPVLRLIRVRVGSLRLGDLPPGQWRRLSAAEVEKLAGK; encoded by the coding sequence ATGGGCCAAGAGCGAGAGTTATCCCCCGATTGGGCTATAGCGTCTGAAGGGTCAGCAGGGTCTGAGCGCCTGCAAAAGTTTCTGGCGCGGGCAGGCGTTGCTTCGCGTCGCCACGCTGAGGAATTGATTCGGGACGGGCGCGTGCAGGTCAATGGGCAGGCAGTGACGCACCTGGGTATGAAGGTTCAGCCAGAAAAAGACGAGGTGCAGGTGGATGGGCAGCCGGTGCGGCCCCCGGCTGCCAGGGTCTATCTCTTGCTGCATAAGCCCGCCGGGGTGGTCACGACGGCCCACGACCCCCAGGGCCGCCAGACGGCGCTTGATCTGCTGCCGCCGACGCTGCGAGCAGAGCGGCTCTTTCCGGTAGGTCGGCTTGATCTTGACAGCGAGGGGCTGCTGCTGCTGACGAACGATGGCGCGTTTGCGCTGCATCTCACGCATCCGCGCTACGAGCAAGAGAAAGAGTACCACGCGCTGGTGCGTGGTGTCCCAACGGCTGCCGCCCTGGAGCCATTGCGGCGCGGCCTCTTATTGCCTGGCGAGGCGCGCCCCACCGCTCCCGCGCAAGCTCGTTTGCTGCGGGCAATGGGCAATGGCACAAGCTGGCTCTCTGTGACGCTGCGTGAAGGGCGCAAACGCCAGGCGCGGCGTATGCTCGCGGCGGTTGGGCATCCAGTGCTGCGGCTGATTCGGGTGCGTGTTGGCTCGCTGCGCCTGGGCGATCTGCCGCCCGGCCAGTGGCGGCGTCTGAGTGCGGCGGAGGTTGAGAAGTTGGCTGGCAAATAA
- a CDS encoding phosphotransferase has product MRAFRWGSPGGPFWGGCHHLFGIDPGSIFDLEPLNGLLARLSPIAVPRVRRKATLAGRSCVVVDYVPGAPLEAFDHLPESALEELGRALACIHCRRFASYGHPTGKPRHPLPTFHTRLAETMRLLVDQFYQHDARISAALEPMWAAALQLPPLEVGALVMIDLDPTQFLTDGEHLTGLIDTEAYVIGPRAFDFIALEYLLTQPGAAAVARGYAGLLPLPDLVAVRPVYRYFYRLLEAQGKIDLAEWMARPRVFVL; this is encoded by the coding sequence GTGCGCGCCTTTCGCTGGGGCAGCCCTGGCGGGCCGTTTTGGGGCGGCTGCCATCATCTCTTTGGGATCGATCCGGGCAGCATCTTTGACCTTGAGCCGCTCAATGGGCTTCTGGCGCGCCTCAGCCCCATTGCTGTCCCGCGTGTTCGCCGGAAGGCCACGCTTGCCGGAAGATCGTGTGTGGTCGTGGATTATGTGCCGGGCGCGCCTCTTGAGGCATTCGATCACCTGCCTGAGTCTGCCCTAGAAGAGCTTGGCCGGGCGCTGGCGTGTATTCACTGCCGACGCTTTGCCTCTTACGGCCACCCGACGGGCAAGCCCCGTCACCCGTTGCCGACATTTCATACGCGGCTTGCGGAAACGATGCGGCTGCTTGTGGATCAGTTTTATCAGCATGACGCCCGTATCAGCGCCGCGCTTGAACCGATGTGGGCCGCTGCGCTGCAACTGCCGCCGCTTGAGGTGGGCGCGCTGGTGATGATCGATCTGGACCCCACGCAATTTCTGACGGACGGGGAACATCTGACGGGCCTGATAGATACTGAAGCCTATGTGATTGGGCCGCGCGCGTTCGATTTCATTGCCCTGGAGTACCTGCTGACTCAGCCCGGCGCGGCGGCTGTGGCGCGCGGGTATGCAGGGCTGCTGCCGCTCCCTGATCTGGTGGCTGTGCGTCCGGTCTATCGCTATTTCTATCGTCTGCTGGAGGCACAGGGGAAGATCGATCTGGCTGAGTGGATGGCGCGCCCCAGAGTGTTTGTCCTGTAG
- a CDS encoding DUF2851 family protein, giving the protein MQQISERDIVRRWASGELMGVPLRTTNGERLTVLYPGRPGGGPGPDFRDAVIRLGDDRTLCGDVEVHLRGGDWRAHGHESDPRYGRVILHVVFTTDLQPTRLADGATAPVLALADVVAPPTLPLRPKESEQWPCQQDATRLAESELLALLDQAGEARFLEKATAFQSQLSAALEQADSASQTSHQGWSVESRLLFVALAEGLGYGREREAFRALGEELARMAPGLTSPVRAYEALLERLTLPPRLDRQRLAALARLAVRWRERGPWPELWALLSRTQSDDAGEALLRVLTISGETYQVSARQSAAPSELLSAGRAAILVWNVALPFAYGWALLHEDDALAKRAYILALEFPGLPSNQITRAMQRQLLLPKHPRLALAQQGLQHAHKHWCRAKLCAACPCARRLADEEG; this is encoded by the coding sequence ATGCAACAAATCTCGGAGCGCGATATTGTCCGGCGCTGGGCCAGCGGGGAGTTGATGGGTGTGCCGCTGCGCACGACGAATGGCGAGCGCCTCACCGTCCTCTATCCTGGCCGCCCCGGCGGTGGCCCTGGCCCTGATTTTCGGGACGCGGTGATTCGCCTGGGCGATGATCGCACGCTCTGTGGCGATGTGGAGGTCCATCTGCGCGGCGGCGACTGGCGCGCGCACGGCCACGAAAGCGATCCACGTTATGGCCGGGTGATCTTGCATGTCGTTTTCACGACTGATCTTCAGCCCACGCGGCTGGCGGATGGAGCTACCGCGCCTGTGCTGGCGTTGGCCGATGTTGTGGCGCCGCCAACGCTGCCCCTGCGCCCAAAAGAGTCCGAGCAGTGGCCCTGTCAGCAGGATGCGACACGCCTGGCGGAGTCTGAACTGCTGGCGCTGCTCGATCAGGCCGGGGAAGCGCGCTTTCTGGAGAAAGCTACTGCTTTTCAGTCGCAGTTATCCGCTGCTCTGGAGCAGGCGGATTCGGCCAGTCAAACCAGTCACCAGGGCTGGAGCGTTGAAAGCCGCCTGCTCTTTGTGGCGCTGGCCGAGGGGCTGGGCTATGGCCGCGAGCGCGAAGCGTTTCGTGCGCTGGGCGAAGAGCTTGCCAGGATGGCTCCTGGCCTCACTTCGCCTGTGCGCGCCTATGAGGCGCTGCTGGAGCGCCTGACACTTCCGCCGCGCCTGGACCGTCAGCGTCTGGCGGCGCTGGCGCGGCTGGCGGTGCGCTGGCGCGAGCGCGGTCCCTGGCCGGAACTCTGGGCGCTGCTTTCGCGGACGCAATCGGATGACGCCGGAGAGGCGCTGCTGCGGGTTCTCACCATCTCCGGCGAGACCTATCAGGTGTCTGCTCGCCAGAGCGCCGCTCCTTCTGAGCTGCTCAGCGCCGGGCGCGCCGCGATTCTGGTCTGGAACGTGGCGCTGCCCTTTGCCTATGGCTGGGCGCTGCTGCATGAGGATGACGCGTTGGCAAAGCGAGCTTATATACTGGCGCTGGAGTTTCCAGGGCTGCCCTCCAATCAGATTACTCGCGCGATGCAGCGGCAACTGCTCTTGCCAAAGCATCCCCGGCTGGCGCTGGCGCAGCAGGGACTTCAGCACGCGCATAAACATTGGTGCCGCGCAAAGCTCTGCGCCGCCTGTCCCTGCGCGCGGCGGCTTGCTGACGAGGAGGGTTGA
- the ccsB gene encoding c-type cytochrome biogenesis protein CcsB: MAVSLTQDFFYISVFLTAVAVVAYLVYTLSNRHAVLATLADVRARRARGKATVKASVESAGSAAGGGAGTATLVREFEVAVPNVDPDYRAVYWGRIGTGAAWFSVIALLTSLIFRSVVMGYPPWVNMYGYSLSFSCALLFCYLLFERRYHSRALGVFATGVALLSIAFAIYIGAAYNQATTSYNVIPALQDEKILILHVSMAIFAYALFTVAFGCGIIYLVQTQTNRFSWLPSAEAADELGYKAVIIGFPLLALNLILGAYWANYAWGHYWSWDPKETSALVTWLVYAIYLHVRGVRGLRGKWSGWLLVLGFAATLFTYFGVSFIVPGLHSYAGV; encoded by the coding sequence ATGGCCGTATCGCTCACACAAGATTTCTTTTATATCTCCGTTTTCTTGACCGCCGTCGCTGTCGTTGCGTATCTGGTCTACACTCTGAGCAATCGCCACGCCGTCCTGGCAACCCTTGCCGATGTTCGCGCTCGCCGCGCGCGTGGCAAAGCCACCGTCAAGGCCAGCGTCGAAAGCGCCGGGAGCGCCGCTGGTGGAGGCGCAGGAACGGCAACGCTTGTCCGCGAGTTTGAGGTCGCCGTCCCCAACGTTGACCCGGACTATCGCGCCGTTTACTGGGGGCGCATCGGCACAGGGGCCGCCTGGTTCAGCGTCATCGCCCTCCTAACCTCGCTGATCTTCCGCTCCGTGGTCATGGGCTACCCCCCCTGGGTCAACATGTATGGCTACAGCCTCAGCTTTTCCTGCGCCTTGTTGTTCTGCTACCTGCTCTTCGAGCGGCGCTACCACTCGCGCGCGTTGGGCGTCTTTGCTACCGGCGTCGCGCTCCTGTCAATTGCTTTTGCCATCTACATTGGCGCTGCTTATAACCAGGCCACGACCAGCTACAACGTCATTCCCGCGCTTCAGGACGAGAAGATTCTCATCTTGCACGTCTCGATGGCGATCTTTGCTTATGCCCTCTTTACCGTCGCCTTTGGCTGCGGCATCATCTATCTCGTCCAGACACAGACAAACCGCTTCTCCTGGCTGCCCAGCGCCGAGGCCGCCGATGAATTGGGCTACAAAGCGGTCATCATCGGATTCCCCTTGCTGGCCCTGAACCTGATCCTGGGCGCTTATTGGGCCAACTACGCCTGGGGCCACTACTGGAGTTGGGATCCCAAGGAGACCTCGGCCCTTGTCACCTGGCTGGTCTACGCGATCTATCTGCACGTGCGCGGCGTGCGCGGCCTGCGCGGCAAATGGTCAGGCTGGCTCCTGGTGCTGGGCTTTGCCGCCACGCTCTTCACCTACTTTGGGGTGAGCTTCATCGTGCCCGGCCTGCACAGCTATGCAGGAGTGTAA